From a single Nicotiana tomentosiformis chromosome 2, ASM39032v3, whole genome shotgun sequence genomic region:
- the LOC104115200 gene encoding calcium-binding protein PBP1-like, translating to MEAGKAKMVHLEFQDLLPIMARKLGRDGLINELCKGFQILMDGDKGVITLESLKKNSVLLGLQDFSEAELKNMLMEGDMDGDGALDQIEFCILMFRLSPDLLDVAQQLLHKAPQKHK from the coding sequence ATGGAAGCAGGAAAAGCAAAGATGGTGCATTTAGAATTTCAAGATTTGCTACCAATTATGGCCAGAAAGTTAGGAAGAGATGGACTGATCAACGAGCTATGCAAAGGTTTCCAAATTTTAATGGATGGTGACAAGGGAGTGATCACACTTGAGAGCCTAAAGAAGAACTCTGTGCTACTGGGGTTGCAAGATTTTAGTGAAGCTGAGTTAAAGAACATGCTTATGGAAGGAGATATGGATGGTGATGGAGCTCTTGATCAGATTGAATTTTGTATTTTGATGTTTAGATTAAGTCCTGACTTGTTAGATGTGGCTCAACAATTGTTACATAAAGCTCCTCAAAAGCATAAGTGA
- the LOC138905134 gene encoding uncharacterized protein: MAAEKIDHTHPLFVHPLDTPSSVLVPVQLTGSENYGIWRRSMRIALRAKRKLGFVTGLSSIAEGYDITTLWSSAAKGGSMHKNKRNFSIYCEFCKMKGHSKENYYQLIGYPTDFKGRRKPVQRVTAGHQHQGENVAHHGGSSAQARENCNAGQTGMMQEAQSQGSTGGVTVTFTPEQYNKILQMLNKENVPEISANMAGPSHWEGLWHRRLGHVPYKILQQIDICKTVNTAADRTCSICPLAKQIRLLFPQSTSRAGKVFELVHGDIRGPYRVSTHDGHRFFLTLVDDCSRMVWIFLLRLKSDVSIVMKDFMKLIKTHFNGSIKVFRSDNAKSPFEAFYGRIPNLQHLRVLGCLCYATNVAAKSDKFASRSIPTVHMGYSSTQKGYKLYNLATKLFFVSKDVSFREDVFPLKSSHYQLRPHVVVDYWDDSYDPFDLGAEVVTGLLEPPSTTDTVHSPSSTPGPLSFDGSTTSNTDDTTRHTLHISLANEIVVPATRTGSFMLDDTTHGAASDLVGPNVSTGPIKSCRTSKPPGWLNDYIHTVSKPTSNIAEGSTYPLSAYTSYASLSNSYCKVLCNMSTIGEPDTY, encoded by the exons ATGGCAGCGGAGAAAATTGATCACACTCATCCTTTGTTTGTGCATCCTTTAGATACTCCAAGCTCCGTGTTAGTTCCAGTCCAGCTCACAGGTTCTGAGAACTATGGGATATGGCGAAGGTCGATGAGAATTGCACTTCGGGCAAAACGGAAGCTAGGGTTCGTCACCG GACTGAGCTCAATAGCAGAAGGGTACGACATCACAACATTATGGAGTTCAGCTGCTAAAGGAGGCTCAATGCATAAGAACAAAAGGAACTTCAGCATATATTGTGAATTTTGCAAGATGAAAGGACATAGCAAAGAAAATTATTATCAACTCATTGGTTACCCAACTGACTTCAAAGGCAGAAGGAAACCAGTACAAAGAGTTACTGCTGGTCATCAACACCAAGGAGAAAATGTTGCACATCATGGAGGCTCCTCAGCTCAGGCTAGAGAAAATTGTAATGCAGGACAAACAGGTATG ATGCAAGAGGCACAGTCTCAAGGATCTACAGGGGGTGTTACTGTCACTTTTACTCCTGAGCAATACAATAAAATCCTACAGATGCTCAACAAAGAAAATGTACCAGAAATATCAGCTAATATGGCAG GACCTTCACACTGGGAAG GACTATGGCACAGGAGACTAGGGCATGTCCCTTACAAAATACTACAACAAATAGATATATGTAAAACTGTCAATACAGCTGCTGACAGAACCTGTTCAATATGTCCATTAGCCAAGCAAATTAGGTTACTCTTTCCTCAAAGTACTAGTAGAGCTGGTAAAGTGTTTGAACTAGTTCATGGAGATATCCGGGGGCCTTACAGGGTGTCTACTCATGATGGTCATAGATTCTTTCTTACACTAGTTGATGATTGTAGTAGAATGGTTTGGATTTTCTTGTTAAGGTTGAAGAGTGATGTATCAATTGTAATGAAGGACTTTATGAAACTAATAAAGACCCATTTTAATGGTTCAATCAAAGTCTTCAGAAGTGATAATG CCAAATCTCCTTTTGAGGCATTCTATGGAAGGATTCCTAACTTGCAACACCTAAGGGTGTTGGGGTGTTTATGCTATGCCACAAATGTAGCTGCCAAGAGTGACAAATTTGCAAGTAGATCAATCCCTACAGTACATATGGGATATTCTAGTACTCAGAAAGGTTACAAGTTGTATAACCTGGCTACAAAGTTGTTCTTTGTGAGCAAAGATGTGTCTTTTAGGGAAGATGTTTTTCCTTTAAAGTCCTCTCATTATCAGTTGAGGCCTCATGTTGTTGTTGACTACTGGGATGACTCCTATGATCCATTTGATCTTGGAGCAGAAGTTGTCACAGGTTTATTGGAGCCACCATCTACTACTGACACTGTCCATAGTCCTTCCAGTACTCCTGGTCCTTTGTCTTTCGATGGTTCAACAACTAGTAACACCGATGATACTACCAGACACACATTACATATTTCCTTAGCTAATGAAATAGTGGTGCCTGCCACTAGAACTGGTTCTTTTATGCTTGATGACACAACTCATGGTGCTGCTTCAGATCTTGTTGGTCCTAATGTGTCCACGGGACCAATAAAATCCTGCAGAACTTCTAAGCCTCCTGGCTGGCTAAATGATTACATACATACAGTGTCCAAGCCCACATCTAATATAGCAGAAGGATCTACTTATCCCTTGTCAGCATATACGTCTTATGCTTCACTCTCAAATTCATACTGCAAAGTTTTATGCAACATGTCCACTATTGGAGAACCTGATACTTATTAG
- the LOC104115199 gene encoding thioredoxin-like fold domain-containing protein MRL7, chloroplastic, producing MVIHSALSLNFCALSSFSVPKAGQQGSSCSSANYLLPSPLKRLTCFATSRKSKEEHVPDPKHNSGSRPRKATRSSESKVSLNEDKDPVEIFPATIPKKPRRGRRSEAAAVEDFVRDSLEKTFASIREQNSEIIKDTENILKDRVDDDTDSDQSSEDEDDSSRDMKEKKMIVEEEDPDWPLDADVGWGIRASEYFDKHPIKNVVGENGVEIDWEGEIDDCWVKEINCLEWESFAFHPSPLIVLVFERYNRASDNWKALKELEKAAKVYWSNKERLPPRTVKIDINIERDLAYALKVKECPQILFLRGNRILYRETDIRMADDLVQMIAYFYYNAKKPSCINDAALSQRK from the exons ATGGTCATCCATTCTGCATTGAGTCTCAACTTTTGTGCACTTTCATCATTCTCTGTTCCCAAAGCGGGGCAACAGGGTAGTTCTTGCTCTTCTGCTAACTACCTATTACCGTCTCCTTTGAAACGTCTGACTTGCTTTGCCACTTCAAGAAAGTCCAAAGAGGAACATGTGCCTGATCCTAAGCATAACTCTGGTTCAAGGCCTAGGAAAGCTACAAGGTCCAGCGAAAGCAAAGTTTCTCTTAATGAAGACAAAGATCCCGTCGAGATCTTCCCTGCAACAATCCCTAAAAAGCCAAGACGTGGCCGCAGGAGCGAAGCAGCTGCAGTTGAGGATTTTGTTCGTGATTCATTAGAAAAGACATTTGCTTCTATCCGGGAGCAGAACTCTGAAATAATAAAAGATACCGAGAATATCCTCAAAGATAGGGTTGATGATGACACTGATTCTGATCAAAGTAGTGAAGATGAAGATGATAGTAGCAGGGatatgaaagaaaagaaaatgatcGTTGAGGAGGAGGATCCAGATTGGCCTCTAGATGCAGATGTTGGATGGGGAATAAGAGCATCAGAGTATTTTGACAAGCATCCAATAAAAAATGTAGTAGGAGAAAATGGAGTTGAGATCGATTGGGAGGGGGAGATTGATGATTGTTGGGTGAAGGAAATCAATTGCCTAGAGTGGGAGAGCTTTGCTTTTCATCCCAGCCCCCTCATTGTTCTTGTTTTCGAGAGATACAATCG GGCTAGTGACAATTGGAAAGCTCTTAAGGAGCTAGAGAAAGCAGCCAAGGTGTACTGGAGTAACAAAGAGCGCTTGCCTCCTCGG ACTGTGAAGATTGACATAAATATTGAGAGGGATCTAGCCTATGCTCTTAAAGTTAAAGAATGTCCGCAAATATTGTTCTTACGAGGAAATAGGATACTCTACAGGGAAACAG ACATTCGAATGGCTGATGACCTGGTTCAAATGATAGCATATTTTTACTACAATGCAAAAAAACCTTCCTGCATTAATGATGCAGCTTTATCTCAGCGGAAGTAG
- the LOC104115201 gene encoding uncharacterized protein — protein MGKLFGGWQFISNLDCHYNGRIVVLRRDDLYKIKLIAMTDQIVTCEALYIPHQLTFDVSFVYAHNTREEMRGLWDTMMNQSRRSMQPWMIPGDFNAVLHDEDRIGGFPVSWTEDVDFNNCVFDAGLIELPMLGNRYSWNDKGVDQRIFSKIDWVFINDMWLDNMPTCRAILLPEGISDHCSIKVSLAEENPRRKRSFQYCNTWSHHPQFVELVREGSNEDRKILKEAQQQLQRDPTNRALQQYELGIYHRFRKSSYLAEIYLQQRSKAVWIKLGDDNTQYFYSVIKHRKLKHSITQLKDRAGGWQNKPDDIARIFVEYYEDLLGRRDDSKTRVNNRVLQEGTTLTIDQHMELLQPYTDKDVKKALFNIDRNKSPGPDGYGSGFFRDAWNIIGIEVTEAVLEFFQNGQLLKQINSTNIALIPKIEVP, from the exons ATGGGGAAGCTGTTTGGTGGATGGCAGTTCATCTCAAATTTGGACTGCCACTACAATGGAAGGATAGTGGTTCTACGGAGAGATGATTTGTACAAAATCAAACTTATTGCTATGACTGATCAAATAGTTACATGTGAGGCTCTCTATATACCTCACCAGTTGACTTTTGATGTCTCTTTTGTGTATGCCCATAACACAAGAGAAGAAATGAGAGGTTTATGGGACACTATGATGAATCAGAGTAGAAGAAGTATGCAACCTTGGATGATACCGGGAGATTTTAATGCTGTGCTCCATGATGAGGATAGAATTGGAGGGTTTCCTGTTTCCTGGACTGAGGATGTGGATTTCAATAACTGTGTGTTTGATGCTGGCTTGATTGAATTGCCTATGCTAGGCAATAGGTATTCCTGGAATGATAAAGGTGTTGATCAGAGAATCTTCTCCAAAATAGATTGGGTTTTTATAAATGATATGTGGCTGGACAATATGCCTACCTGTAGAGCCATTCTTTTGCCGGAAGGCATAAGTGACCACTGCTCTATAAAAGTCTCACTAGCAGAAGAGAATCCTAGGAGGAAAAGATCCTTCCAATACTGCAACACATGGTCACACCACCCTCAGTTTGTGGAGCTAGTAAGAGAGGGGT CTAATGAGGATAGGAAGATACTGAAGGAGGCTCAACAACAATTGCAGAGAGATCCTACTAACAGGGCTCTACAACAGTATGAACTCGGAATATATCATAGGTTCAGGAAATCCTCATACTTAGCAGAAATATATCTACAACAGAGAAGCAAAGCCGTATGGATAAAGTTGGGTGATGACAATACACAGTACTTCTACTCTGTGATCAAACATAGGAAATTGAAGCACTCCATTACTCAGCTAAAGGATAGAGCAGGAGGATGGCAGAATAAGCCTGACGACATTGCTAGAATATTTGTCGAGTATTATGAAGATCTATTGGGGAGgagagatgattcaaaaacacgAGTAAACAATAGAGTACTACAGGAAGGAACAACACTTACTATTGATCAACATATGGAGTTGTTGCAACCTTATACTGATAAGGATGTGAAAAAGGCTTTATTTAATATTGACAGGAATAAAAGTCCCGGGCCTGATGGATATGGTAGTGGATTCTTTCGAGATGCGTGGAACATTATTGGAATAGAAGTCACAGAAGCAGTACTTGAATTTTTTCAGAATGGCCAACTTTTGAAGCAGATTAATAGTACAAATATAGCCCTTATTCCCAAGATAGAGGTTCCTTAA
- the LOC117281183 gene encoding uncharacterized protein, whose protein sequence is MQKQKKSVWEDFDLSKISNARFKLEYVAPKTHGESPIVEIELDDISSEIEFWKNADVCYVLGAHPPFAVIQGYIQRLWAKHGINKISMLKNGVTLVRFDSEIGKNEVIQGGIYHFDNKPFIVKAWSPDLEFTREELLTVPIWIKFPGFDFKYWSPKGLSKIGSLVGKPLMVDQNTERKNGLNFARLLVEVEMDSKLPEVVLFRNEKGQLVEQRVSYDWKPTLCTHCSKYGHSESICRKKHPVTLATQQEQKGKQTNKDDKVDNQLAEIRSDKRMDKGKTKTVQGEERHTSTTSSSS, encoded by the coding sequence ATGCAAAAACAAAAGAAATCTGTGTGGGAGGACTTCGATTTGTCAAAAATTTCTAATGCAAGATTCAAATTGGAATATGTTGCTCCCAAAACTCATGGTGAGTCTCCAATTGTTGAAATTGAGCTAGATGACATAAGCTCTGAAATTGAATTCTGGAAAAATGCTGATGTATGCTATGTGTTAGGGGCACATCCTCCATTTGCAGTAATACAGGGGTATATTCAGAGACTTTGGGCAAAACATGGTATTAATAAGATATCAATGTTGAAGAATGGAGTCACACTTGTGCGATTTGATTCTGAAATTGGTAAGAATGAGGTCATACAAGGAGGGATTTATCACTTTGATAATAAACCTTTTATAGTGAAGGCATGGAGTCCTGATCTAGAGTTCACCAGGGAGGAGTTGCTTACGGTTCCGATTTGGATAAAATTTCCAGGGTTCGATTTTAAATACTGGAGCCCTaaaggcttgagcaagattggTAGTCTAGTTGGGAAACCATTAATGGTGGACCAAAATACTGAAAGGAAGAATGGTTTGAATTTTGCAAGGCTGCTAGTTGAAGTGGAGATGGACTCAAAACTACCTGAAGTGGTGTTGTTCCGGAATGAAAAGGGACAATTGGTAGAACAAAGAGTTAGCTATGATTGGAAACCAACATTGTGCACACATTGCTCAAAGTATGGTCATTCAGAAAGTATATGTAGGAAGAAACATCCAGTAACGCTAGCAACACAACAAGAACAGAAAGGGAAGCAAACAAACAAAGATGATAAGGTGGATAACCAGCTTGCAGAGATAAGATCAGATAAAAGGATGGACAAAGGTAAAACAAAAACTGTTCAAGGCGAGGAAAGGCACACAAGTACTACTAGTAGTTCCAGTTGA
- the LOC104098591 gene encoding U-box domain-containing protein 8: MATPNQFPDDFRCPISLEIMSDPVILSSGHTFDRSSIQRWLDSGHRTCPITKLPISDPVFLIPNHALRSLISNYTLVSFPKPLSYPDPQSLIQTLIASSSSPLDSKLNTLDQLSKLSKRDSAIRRKLIESGAVSAVLNCVNSDDDSAGGLQEKALHLLLNLSLDDDNKVGLVAEGVVGKVVAALRGGAGDSRAVAATVLTSLAVVEVNKATIGAYPDAILGLISLLWGGNVRERKEAATALYTLCSFPDNRVRVVENRAVPILIQNANSGLERAVEVLGLLARCKEGRQEMMKFGGLIDVLIKILKNGSSRAVQYALLTVNLLCSYSERMCVVAVREGFFEICVGLLEDDNEKVRRHANSLIKVLQGKRLSL, encoded by the coding sequence atggcaACTCCAAACCAGTTTCCCGACGACTTTCGGTGCCCGATTTCGCTCGAGATTATGTCCGACCCGGTTATTCTCTCTTCGGGTCACACCTTCGACCGTTCCTCAATCCAACGTTGGCTTGACTCCGGTCACCGTACTTGCCCGATCACCAAACTCCCAATTTCCGACCCGGTTTTTCTCATCCCTAATCACGCCCTCCGCAGTCTCATTTCCAATTATACCCTCGTCTCTTTCCCGAAACCACTCTCTTACCCTGACCCACAATCCCTTATTCAAACCCTCATAGCTTCCTCTTCTTCCCCTTTAGATTCTAAGCTCAACACGCTCGACCAACTCAGTAAACTCTCCAAGCGTGACTCTGCGATTCGTCGAAAACTCATTGAGTCAGGTGCCGTTTCTGCTGTTCTTAACTGTGTCAACTCGGATGATGACTCGGCCGGTGGGTTACAAGAAAAGGCGCTTCATTTACTGTTGAATTTGAGCCTGGATGATGATAACAAAGTGGGGTTGGTGGCTGAAGGGGTGGTGGGGAAAGTAGTGGCAGCGTTACGGGGCGGCGCTGGCGACTCCAGGGCGGTGGCCGCCACGGTTCTGACGAGTTTAGCGGTGGTGGAAGTGAATAAAGCGACAATTGGGGCGTACCCAGATGCGATTCTTGGATTAATTTCACTTCTTTGGGGTGGTAATGTTAGAGAGAGAAAAGAAGCTGCTACGGCTCTGTATACGTTATGTTCCTTTCCAGATAATCGGGTTCGGGTTGTGGAGAACCGGGCCGTTCCAATACTGATTCAGAATGCTAATTCGGGACTTGAGAGAGCTGTTGAGGTATTGGGCTTATTAGCAAGGTGTAAAGAGGGTCGTCAAGAGATGATGAAATTTGGTGGGTTAATTGACGTGTTGATTAAAATCTTGAAAAATGGATCTTCAAGAGCTGTGCAGTACGCTTTGTTGACTGTAAATTTGTTGTGTAGTTACAGTGAAAGAATGTGTGTGGTGGCTGTAAGAGAAGGGTTTTTTGAGATTTGTGTTGGGTTATTGGAAGATGATAATGAGAAGGTCAGAAGGCATGCTAATAGCTTGATTAAGGTCTTGCAAGGCAAAAGATTAAGTCTTTGA